One window from the genome of Prosthecobacter sp. SYSU 5D2 encodes:
- the ispH gene encoding 4-hydroxy-3-methylbut-2-enyl diphosphate reductase, with amino-acid sequence MTIHLAQHYGMCFGVRDALRATHNASTQEPVTILGQLVHNPVVDAHLTTLGVRRGELDLLESATTQRVVITAHGASDVHRQRWQEAGHQITDTSCPLVKKAHQALATLVEEGYHPVVIGQRTHVEVRGLIGDYPQASVLLTAEDACCIPGYSKLGVISQTTQPLEQVLRIVDAIKHRHRNSEVRFVDTVCRPTKQRQTALEELTRLCDFIVVIGGRNSNNTRQLAEKARALGVKVQQVETAEDLRPDWFRGVNHVGVTAGTSTLDETVRSVMDRLQFLSKQ; translated from the coding sequence ATGACCATCCACTTAGCCCAACATTACGGCATGTGCTTCGGCGTCCGCGACGCCCTTCGTGCCACCCATAATGCATCCACCCAGGAACCCGTGACCATCCTCGGCCAGCTTGTCCATAACCCGGTCGTGGATGCCCATCTGACCACTCTCGGCGTCCGGCGAGGAGAGCTTGACCTCCTTGAATCAGCCACCACGCAGCGGGTAGTCATCACGGCCCATGGGGCATCCGACGTGCACCGGCAGCGCTGGCAAGAGGCGGGACATCAGATCACGGATACGTCGTGTCCACTGGTGAAGAAGGCCCATCAGGCGCTGGCGACTTTGGTGGAGGAGGGCTACCACCCGGTGGTCATTGGGCAGCGGACTCATGTGGAGGTGCGCGGGCTGATTGGTGATTATCCGCAGGCGAGTGTGCTCCTGACTGCCGAGGATGCTTGTTGCATTCCTGGTTATTCCAAGCTGGGCGTCATCTCCCAGACCACGCAGCCATTGGAGCAGGTGCTGCGCATCGTGGATGCTATTAAACATCGGCACCGCAACTCTGAAGTGCGCTTTGTGGACACGGTGTGCCGGCCGACGAAACAGAGGCAGACGGCGCTTGAGGAGCTGACCCGTCTTTGTGATTTCATCGTCGTCATTGGTGGCCGCAACAGCAACAACACCCGCCAGCTTGCCGAGAAAGCCAGGGCCTTGGGCGTTAAGGTGCAGCAAGTCGAGACTGCGGAGGATTTGAGGCCAGACTGGTTCCGGGGTGTGAACCATGTCGGCGTCACGGCAGGCACGTCCACCCTGGACGAGACGGTACGCTCTGTAATGGACCGGCTTCAATTTCTGTCAAAGCAGTAA